In Plasmodium brasilianum strain Bolivian I chromosome 12, whole genome shotgun sequence, the genomic window aaaattaataccGTTAGTAAGCTATAAAAACTGTACGTATGTTCACTctcataataatttagatttcttaatatactataataaaaacagtATACATTGTCATCTATTTGTTGTGAGGAATATAACAAAAGAAACATAATAActagaaaatttattttaattttatacgATTCCAcattctttataattttcagtAAGGACAAGAAATTTAAACTATTCAAGTACTGATTTTCTGCTGATTCGTTTAAGCTCCTTCCTCTACTGCTAaaactactattattacgaCTTTTTAACATTATACACTtgttataaattatgaaataaatgtttttaaccAATATACTGGATAACAGCTTAAGAACTTTTTTACTTAAGTAACCATATAAACAGTACttggtaaaaatattttcttctaatttttttttctttttttgattttcgctcttcttttttttcttttcttccttCTTCATGGTCACGTTGTTTGCATCTCTCACAGTTTCGTTATgatcttttattttcatattattactcCATTCGTCATTTGtactattcatatttttctcattCTTCCGGGACCCAAATTCTTCGCTTCTGTGATTAGAAGCACGGTTGCTATTCAGCTTCGCCTCctttatgcatttataatTACCACTCGAATTACAAACACTGTTATATTcctcattatttatatttactctTTTGCCATTCTCATGTGGTGAAAAACTAATATTGCGTGAAAGCGCAGCACTGCTACGATCACACGAACGATTCgcatcatcatcattattactaccatttttgtaattactattattgtagtttctattactattgttatttcTAGTATTGCTAAGCAAATCATCCTTCATACACAACttaactttttctttatgaTTTGTAAATTCGTTAATATGTGTATTTCTACTATCTGTTCCATTAAATGGAATACCGTTCTTCTCAGGCATCTCCTCTGTTTCATCATACGTCAAATCATGAGCTCCTAAGCTATGGTCAGATatgttgtaattttttacgTCTTCAAAATACCCCGTATCAGTGCtcttacatattatataactcATTTTTTGTGTGCTCCATTCActcaataatatattttttttttcaaataactcatatacattttttgaaaatatttcaaaaaggTATGTtgaaaagtatataatattttccgTAATGTCATTAAGTGAAttcgtatttattttatataaaacgtATAAACATCTGGTAATACTTAAAATAtcactttttaatttttcatttattatattttttctcttatttcTGCTCTTCAACCATTGAACAATATGATCAACACAAAATCTCAAATTcgataatattttattaaaaaaataaaaagcaataTAACTTCTAACATTTTCTATAGttattaaatgttttaaaaaatttaatagcAATGGATTTCCCTTATTAAGCATTATATAACCTTCTAATATGATATTTAATTTTGcaaatttcttttctttcttttttaaacaaaattcatttataatattagctgataaataaaatacactAGGTATCAAGCTATACATGgcattttttaacataaaaatatactgcaaatataatttcttgataaaattttcgaaagagtacaaatatattaaagcattaaaaaaaaaataaaacgaagaaaaattatattccttaaaattaaatctgctgaacaatatatttaaaatgtagtTCATAATACTCTTGTTGTTCTGCtcaaaattatgtaaattatcatttggtaaaacaaacataaatatatgtttcaaACATTCGAGGATGgacttttttataaatatgtcttccctattattataaaaatcaattaaaatttttacatatacaatatatattaatgggTTATTTTTCACTAATATGAccatattattaattctatcgctaaaaatgttatttttgttatagattatttctaaatgaattttttcttcatcctCCGCGTgcttttctaaaaaaattctGTAGTTATCATAAATAATGCTCAGACCGATATCATACACTAAATTGTACACATCGCTCATGTCTACTTTCCTTCTAAGCAGTAGTTTTATATTCACATTGTTGTTCCTGAAGGTGCTATAACTATTACTGTTTCTACAGTAGCTGCTGTTGTGTCTGCTATTGTTGCTTCTACTGTTGCTTCTATCATTACTGCTACCGTAAGAATTATTGACATTCCTCACTTCGCTTCTTACAGCGTACAGTTGCCTCAGATACATAGGTATGCTACTGCATTCAATTGCACTGGAGTTTTCATTGGAATCGTTTATGTTTACActtccatttattttttctcctcTTGACGATGAAATTCGTCGTTTTAAcaaaagttttattttacttttccaAATTTTCTCATTTAACACATTTTCGTCTTTTTCCTCATCAAAATCAAACATTTTTTCCTCTATGTCAACAAAAAGGAGCTTTTGTTGAAAAGATGTATTTGTGTTATGATCCTCCTCTTTTTCATATTGCAGCTTTATTTCTTCATcctcttttaaattttcattatctaGATTGCTCTTATTCCGTTTGCtattatacaatttttttacatacaaatttatgttatcgtattgcaaattttttttctttttttttaaaacatattttgaaACAATATGTTCCAAAcctttttttaagaaaaaccATGTGTCGCTCAAATcgtaaattctttttaaatgtactataaaattttcatctattttctttaaatgtattttattttctacaaCATTATTCAGCATATGCTCAATCTCATCGGTAAATAATCTTCTATGATTTTCATTGTTGTTAAGCACAAAATTGTTAAATCTTTTACTActacttttcttttctccCTTCACATATGTGTTCTTAATTTTACTCTTCCAGTTATAATTTATACCGAAATTTCCCTTCTTTAATTTtgcctttttatttttgaagcTATTGCCCCTTTTCTTGAAATCGTAACCTTTCACATTCTTCTCTTTgtattttctgttttttttttttttgttaacatttaaatgtttattcATGGTATATAATTCAAAAGAAGTTCAAAATGTTCtacttcatatatacatatatatatcgtattatacaaaaatgcGACAATCTactgttttcattttttaattataaaaatgctGGAGTAAAACTCCTTAATATGAATAACTATAAATGAATGAGAATATGTTCatgcaaataaatataaacaggtaaatttcatacatattacatatttactGAATAAAATGGTTATTACAGAATATGCTTcggtatacatatatacatatatttttatatatatatatttcttgcTCTCTGTATGtgatgtaatatatttttattttattttatttttttattgtatgtataaaaaaattacactATTAAGGGAAATCGCCTTTTCTCATTTCCTGaaatctttaaaattttaactgcatttttaaaaatggttCTTCACATTTCAGCCATATTAAGATAATactaaataaaacatattttaaaataaaaattggctaagaaaataaatacaattttaAATACGAAAGGAAAAAATCTGTAaggataaatttttaataataaatactcAAATACATTCATCAGCAAACAGAGGTATCTTGCAATAAACAAGGCAAGCAGATATTTGATTTATTACTTGGTTAACCGAAGCGTttgtatatgaaaaaaatatttgcataaatatatatttatattaatacatctatatatatatatatatatatatatattatatatatatatatgtatttatatatatttttttttgttaagaaCATATGCATATTGTGGAGAAAAAAAGGctctacatatttttatttttataataacatatatttatttactaacTTTTCTGATAATATTGCTATTCTGTaacataatgaaaaatgtatttttcaaaatctcctgtatatttatcatttttgatGTTCGATGTTCTTAGATAGGTATGAAATATTGTAtagaataagaaaaaatgcaaatttaaaaaaaaatgaaaatagcCAATTAACACGtcagaacaaaaaaaaaaaaaaaaattataaattaatttgtaGCATtgaatttttcttaaatataatagacaaaaatattttatttttattttgtagtATTTTAGATCTGTTTTATTAAGGAAATTTAAGAATTTgatgtatgtatgcaaaataataattggcATTTTAAGTAgttatttcataaaattaaatgttatTAAGTTAAATGTTTtgaaattatatgttttgaaattatatgttttgaaattaaatgttttaaagtTAAATGATTTTAAGTTAAATGATCTTAcgttaaatatattcatgatacatgtttttttataaaatttaagctTTAactataaatgataatagtgtggagaaaataaaactttttctttttttctattttcccAATATTTTGCTTCGTCCATAAAATTGTTAATGATCCTAATATTATGGGATAATGTACGTACCTCTCTATACTGAAGTCTTATGTGTTCATACTTCATTATAGCAAATGTgagtaattatatatagacattttaatatttttcataatatttctaattttcCTTATggttatatttatactatattttacTGTTGCAAAATACGGGGAATAAAAGTTAATaggtttttatattttaacaaaatgtgaaattcaaaaaaagggaaggaaatgaatattataaattttaactaaaaaatgtgcaaaatgggagaaaaaaaaaaaaaaaaaaaaatcaaactATGATTACAGCTacaatctttttttattttttttcatttaacaaGGGTAACGAATGGTTTggtgaaggaaaaaaaaaaaaaaaaaaataaagtgacataaaataaaacgaaacagaataaaacaaaacataataaaacgaaacaaaataaaacgacagaaaacaaaacaaaataaaacaacacATGCATGTCTGTctgtatacatacacattttCATACAAGTAAAAATACGATTTGAATTTATGAACTTTTAGACACTTTACTTAGCTTCAAAATAgaattatgaataatataaaacgatttttcacaaatttttttcatatgaatGTTTATGTCTTTCACTCGATTAGCTGTTTGAATAACAAAGtccctaaaaaaaaaaaaaaaaaaaaaaaaatagacttacgtatatatgaagaaataagggaaaaaatCTATTGCACATTACACACACATAAGCAGACAAAGAATTAGCAAAGAGAGGAATGTGAAAAGCATTGTTTTACTCACTTTGGTGAATCAAAATGTCTAATGGCACTTTTTGTTGTTAAATACACatcttttgaaaaattaaaaaggttattttttatgtcatAATAAAATTCTACATCTTTTaagttattaaatttttcccattgaatatttttaaaataatttctaaAAGAATTGCTTATAATTTGAACATTTTTGTACGGATAATATATGGGTTTAAAAATTATctgatttttataaaaaggaaagtcaaagtataaattttctaaatttttgttaACTGCTGTACTATCATCTTGTGGCTGATCTAAGGAATATACATTTTGCTCAATTAATAACCCGAAGCATTTCTTTACTGCTCTTTCTTGCgagtatatatgtgttcCTATACATAAGCTtgattttaaatttttttcataaggTGATAAATATAAGTCATTATAtatcgtttttttttcttttttcttcttaaaaaaataatttttaagaatattataattttttataaagaagTCGTTTGCCTCATTATGACGAGGGTTATGTTCATAGTTCATTGCATGAATATCGTTGTTATTGTGTTGTTTCCTATGTTCTATTTTCGAAACaacattttttttggttaatattttattaatggcATCCTgtgaataaattttattaaaggGTATCAtcttataaaagtaaaatgcaTTGTTATCATTTACTCCTAGGCaatttatgttaatattttcgTTTATGTCTAAAAAGGAAATCCCTTTGCACACTCCTATTGATTCAAAAATGATAttgttgttaatattttttttcacaaatTCATCATTATATGAATCCACAAATTctattacaaattttttatccctgttttttgctttttttttttttatcccaAATAAATTAACAGGAAAATCGTGGTAATTAAATATGTCCATTATgtgcaattttttattatcatcgGCATCGTCATCTTCGTCATATTCtctaaatttataaaagctctcatttaaaaaatcattGTGTTTACTTCTTTTTCCAAAATGTATAGGTATTTCAAATTCATCATCATTTacactgttttttttttcctgttttatggtatttttatttctattaatatGTTTAACGTTCTCCTTTCCCCTACTAATTCCATCATTATCTTTGTTACTTTTCACGGATTCTTTTGGCAAAtaattgttaaaaattaacaatcTATTTTTCTCGtcatctattttatttttttctgaatttccttttttctcatGTTTTCCTTCATCCATTTTGTTAATGGATACTTCCATTTCTTCACTGTCAAAAAGAATGtcaatgtttttttttcttatttttctttcattgtttttttcctcattattatcattcatttttatatataacatacgtgtacatacatattacacaaattttacataaatatatatatatatatatatatgttgatatatattatatacatattacatatatattgtatatatatatatacatatgttgatatatattacatacatattacatatatatatgaaaaaatgaaaaaaaaatagatgaaaCTTTGATTTTGtatagaattaaaatatgattaaaacatatatagcTCGCAGAACAcgagaaaaattaaattttcacAATAATTCATAACATTGTAAagtttttattcttttgctTATTtcctgttttattttataaatattctacTAAAGTATAGCTATACATGACTGTTTTGTGTAATTTTCTCTTTAAAATTGCTCATTCAAAATgggaaataaataattcataatttatattcgaTACATAATGAAGatgttttatttgtttatttattttattttattttatttaatttaatttttttttttctgaatatttttaaaataatatttttttatagaaaacTTTTTTGTTCGTGTTTTCAACTGAGATTGGTATTTTTGATGACACATTATTTCGGATATCCTActgttctatttttttttatttttttcgaaagtcattatttttttcattttattttctgtGCACGAGGAATTAATGTGTttcacataatttttataaatctaTAATACATCTTTGCAGCATATAAACTTTTCTCAATACGTGCCTTAATTTTCtggttaaaatttttttttaatttcttccATCAGTGGCGCATATAATAGTATATTGTTCATCGTAAGCcccataaaaattttgatatgttaaaatgaaaattttaaattttatcaaCGTTACAAATATGCACAGACACAAATAATTAAAGTgtaagtaaaacaaaaaaaaaaaaaaaaaaaaaaaattaaaagcaaaatagaacaaaatgTGAAAGTTTGAGGAAATATTTGCAAATATGCCTCTTCCACctttttgttattaataattattactaatatttcattttgtttatcaCATACACTCATTTCCATACACATatcttattaataattattactaatatttcattttgtttatcaCATACACTCATTTCCATACACATATCTGCATACGTTTCGCATGTTTACATTTTAGTAAagatttaaaatgtttagccataataatattctaaGAGTTTTCAAAAAGTCTTTGCATTTTAACCACAATTACagagaagaaaaacaaatgtgtgtgaatatgtatatgtatgtatatatatgtttgtgtaTGTGAAAACTTTAGCAGTTAAGCAAGAcgagattttttttttttttttaaatataaaaatatgcgtATTAATTTTAGCCTTTAGTTTAGTAGTTATTCGAATATAGTTTTTATCGTAGTTATTATTttagtcttttttttttaatatttaatttattatgctTCTTTGTAATGTACTACGCTGCATttagtttattatataattttttttaaaatccgTATCATACATTCGTTTATACTACaacgtttatatatttagaggTTAATTCTGTACTTCAAAATTTCTCTAGTGTACTCATTTTAGCTTCATTACGGTAATTGTGTTTAGGGTGAATTAAATATGATGCATTTTGCATAAATGGGTTATATGACGTAACGTTTTGCAAAACATTTCTTAGAACatttagaagaaaatatatccGTATGAAACTTTGCACTGTTGCAACCCCGATTACttcttactatttttttgcattattgTCATTACTTTCAGTTAGCATGGATTCGGAAGAGTCAATTAATCTAGCCGTAAAATTCGCGAAGGAGGCGGTTATAGAggatgaaaagaaaaattataaagaggccctaaatttatatatacaaagtttacaatactttaattttttttgcaaatatgaaaagaatTCGAATATTAGAgagttaattttaaaaaaaatgcaaatttaCATGACTCGAGCTGagaatttaaaagaaatgcTTAATAAGAAAGAAACGATtgaaacaaaagaaaaggtGAGTAGTTCCGAagaagtaaaagaaaatatgaaaaaacaaataaaagatTTTATATTGAATAAAGATAAGAATGTCAAATGGTCAGACGTTTGTGGGTTAGATACAGCTAAAGAAGTACTAAAAGAAGCAATAATTTTCCCCTTAAAATTtccaaaattatttaattcatcGACATTACCATATAAAGGTATCTTGTTATATGGTCCACCAGGAACAGGAAAAACGTTCTTAGCCTTAGCTTGTTCAAATGAATGTAAcatgaatttttttaatgtatcgTCGTCTGATTTAGTAAGTAAATATCAAGGGGaaagtgaaaaatatattaaatgtttaTTCGATACAGCTAAAGAACATGCACCAGCAATCATTTTTATTGATGAAATTGATTCTTTATGTGGGTCAAGAACTGACGGTGAAAACGAATCCACAAGGAGAATAAAAAcagaatttttaataaatatgagtggattgaataattataaaaacaatgtTATAGTTATGGGTGCTACTAACACTCCCTGGTCTTTAGATAGCGGTTTTAGGAGAAGgtttgaaaaaagaatttacaTTCCCCTTCCAAACTTATATGCGAGAATGAAactatttgaaaaatatgtaaataacaCTGAGAACAAGGATCAAATGGAGGGTAAAAACGCTGGAGCATATACCAGCACAAGTAATATAGGAAAAGAAGACATTAGATATTTTGCAACATTAACTGAAAATTACACTGGCGCTGATATTGATATTATTTGTAGGGACGCTGTATATATGCCAGTAAAGAAATGTCTCCTTTCCAAGTTTTTTAAACAagttaaaaagaataataaaattttttatactcCTTGTTCTCCTGGAGACCCTGATACAACAAAAGTGGAAAAGAACGTGATGAGTTTAAATGAAAGCGAACTGTTATTGCCTCCTTTAAGTGTACAAGATTTTAAAACTGCCATATCAAATGCTAAGCCTTCTTTGTCTGTAGATGatttaaacaaatatgaaGAATGGACTAAGCAGTATGGAATGAATGGTACATAATGGGATTCTAGTTACGTATAAGAGAAAATTTTGTGTTTTACAgagtgttttttttttccccttcccctatttttgtcatttatttaaaactttGGAAGTTATTAAGagatttattacatatatgttataatttattcatatgcaaaagtctatatatatgtatgtaactAACGCGTGCTTCTTTGCTCTTGTTCTGCTCTTTTTATCGTACCTCAAGAGAGCAGTGGAAGTGCctacattttatttacagttatatgtttattcattattatgttatcattttgtttcttcattttcatattcttGAGTAGGATATGGATGACAGAAGTTTGTTGCTTAGCACAAAAGatataccttttttaaatggaacgataattatatttttttttttttttttttttaagtaaaattccatgtaaaattataatttttttgtatctttttttgTACCTAACATGCCCAAAGGCATACTTAAGACCTATTAGGGATTTTTCATAATTGCGCTAAATCAGAAATAGCActtttacaataaaatacTCTAAACGTTAGGGTTTCTAACTTAGTAAAGGATAACATAAAGTTAACAAGTAAAAAAcaggaatattttttcatttatttaccAACACAGGAGTATTACTAAAAAGtggtaattattttatatacaaaaagtTTTGGCAAAATGTTTTTtcgaatttaaaaataacaaaaaaatggaaaaggtTATCACGGTATTTTGAAAAGTAGGATTGCCCGAATTATTATGGTATTCATGAATAACGTGAAgaatacatgtacatgcaaGCATATTCacacaaatacatacatacatatatacacgtacatatatatatacacatacatatatatatatatatatatgtatctatgtacatgtacaccGTAAGGAACCCCATCCGGAGATGCAAATCTCGTTTCTAAAGAACGTTTTTCCTAATAGGAAATTACTGAAAAGgagaaaattgaaaaattcaTATGCTCTTCCTTATattagataatttttttctgaaaaaaattaaattgtcCAAACATTCACAAGACATAAAATGATCATATATGCTATTATTGTTCTCTTTATCTTCaatgactttttttttataaattttttcacaCATTCGATTACTAAAtggtattttatttttccttttataattcaaaatGGATTGATAGCAGTACTCGCAAAGTTTTTTATTGAATTCTTCATTTGATAGtataaaatttacttttGTACTTTgtccataatatatatttattttgtttgcatttttcttattttcttctttcttcttatatgaaaaatgagcactattcatatttaaaatataattaaaaatatgatataaatatggaaagaggtttattagaatatttaacagtatataatttttacaatataatattaaagcTAAAGCATGCATAGGTAATTTTAACAGTAAGaatattcttaataaaaaccatataatatcatttttatgaattgAACATAATTCAGTtgttgaatatttttttttttttttttttccaggCTTATTTTCATTGTTCTCCTCCTTAATCTTGCTTTTTAAATCTACTATATTATTGGaaatataattgtatattcTCCTTTTAATTTGATACTTCAAATATTGTTTCGAATACTTGGTATTTTTAGTATTACagacattaaaaaaataatataaatattttaatgtattatatacaggtatatatttatacacagACGGTGCAAAATACGTTTCTAAGAATATGTAATTGGTCagtttattataaatattaaaagaaagtatattttttcgatattttttccttttacatTCCATTTCTGTTTTATGTATACTATTCAGATATAGTTCATTTGTAATACTGGTATCTTTCCTTTTTAGTTGGTTCTTCTTGTTCGAGCAATTTATATCAAAATGATCTTTAAAAGATTTATAGATATCAATTAGGAAAACATTTCTTTCttcattttgtaaaaatgtattattaatattttcattttctttttccattttttcaaaaatgatCTTCAGATTTTTCATATGTTCTGTATACCTTATGTAATTAAAATCTTGGCTAAGCAGATCACTTAGCACGTCCTCTTCATTTTTTGCGAAAGACGTTTTCGACTTATCGCACCTCTTACGAGAAATATAGCTATGAAACACCTCTCCATTACTGTTTTTAccgttataattattataatgataataattatcattatcattatcattattatcattatcattattattattattattattattattattattattattattattattattattattattattattattattattattattattattattattattattattattattattattgttgttgttgttgctGTTACTGCTTCTGTAGCCACTGTTCCGACTAGTCGGATGCATGCTTTCCTGGacattctttatttttagtttttccTGATTATAATTCATCCCATTAAATTCTTTTGAACTATACTGACATTTTTCAAAACTACCGCTGCTGTTCTTAGAATGGATTAACTTCTTTTCAGCTAGTTTTTctgaataattaaaatttagaaaacaAAACCCTGTGTTATTGGAATAATACTGAAAGACATCAATAGGACATACACcccaaaaaatatttgttggAAATAAATTtgacttaaaaaaataaatataggaaaaaaaagatagtaTGTCAATTTGAAGAGAAGTTACGAAATAGTATAGTTCAAACCAGAGcatgttatgtatataataacatactatattttgtattaaaataataaacctaatataaatgttttgtACTTCAAGGTAATTCACGCATTTTTCCGCATCTGTCTTATCATCAACTGCATTTACCTCATGAGCATTACCGCTTAATTTTACGTAGGGATCAGCTGTAAATTTGCTCCCACCGAATGGGGAAGATCCTAACAAATTACTATTACATGTATGTAGCTTCGAAAAAATATCAACATTTTCATTcgaaatgtatattatatccatgttgtaaaaaaattcatatataattttattcattttaaattttttgaaagagAAACTTTTAATCtccaaataaaaattattcctcTTTTGTGAACTTAATAATTgtacattataaatataattgttagtatctgaattatataaataattttctgctgttttttttacattatgtAGAGAgtgcattatatttttatcatttttatactGTATCACATTACCATTGGAAAAATGATCAAACGCAAATTGCAAAAGCTTTATGTCcttcactttttttaattccatgttatttaaattatatgcacataaaagaaaaaataaaaaattatcccAATTGATATTTGTACCTTTTAACAAATTGTTCTGTATACTGTATTTTTCTAATCCAAAATAATTCCaatggaaaatataattcttcttactttcatataatatataaaataaaattgacaTGTAATGAATTAAGCTtgttgaatattttatattttgcctTAAACTCATACTAAGAAAATacatacaataaaatttacGAACATCATATATTCCTATATAGTTTTGTACATTAACCATATATAAggaaca contains:
- a CDS encoding large ribosomal subunit nuclear export factor: MNKHLNVNKKKKNRKYKEKNVKGYDFKKRGNSFKNKKAKLKKGNFGINYNWKSKIKNTYVKGEKKSSSKRFNNFVLNNNENHRRLFTDEIEHMLNNVVENKIHLKKIDENFIVHLKRIYDLSDTWFFLKKGLEHIVSKYVLKKKKKNLQYDNINLYVKKLYNSKRNKSNLDNENLKEDEEIKLQYEKEEDHNTNTSFQQKLLFVDIEEKMFDFDEEKDENVLNEKIWKSKIKLLLKRRISSSRGEKINGSVNINDSNENSSAIECSSIPMYLRQLYAVRSEVRNVNNSYGSSNDRSNSRSNNSRHNSSYCRNSNSYSTFRNNNVNIKLLLRRKVDMSDVYNLVYDIGLSIIYDNYRIFLEKHAEDEEKIHLEIIYNKNNIFSDRINNMVILVKNNPLIYIVYVKILIDFYNNREDIFIKKSILECLKHIFMFVLPNDNLHNFEQNNKSIMNYILNILFSRFNFKEYNFSSFYFFFNALIYLYSFENFIKKLYLQYIFMLKNAMYSLIPSVFYLSANIINEFCLKKKEKKFAKLNIILEGYIMLNKGNPLLLNFLKHLITIENVRSYIAFYFFNKILSNLRFCVDHIVQWLKSRNKRKNIINEKLKSDILSITRCLYVLYKINTNSLNDITENIIYFSTYLFEIFSKNVYELFEKKNILLSEWSTQKMSYIICKSTDTGYFEDVKNYNISDHSLGAHDLTYDETEEMPEKNGIPFNGTDSRNTHINEFTNHKEKVKLCMKDDLLSNTRNNNSNRNYNNSNYKNGSNNDDDANRSCDRSSAALSRNISFSPHENGKRVNINNEEYNSVCNSSGNYKCIKEAKLNSNRASNHRSEEFGSRKNEKNMNSTNDEWSNNMKIKDHNETVRDANNVTMKKEEKKKKKSENQKKKKKLEENIFTKYCLYGYLSKKVLKLLSSILVKNIYFIIYNKCIMLKSRNNSSFSSRGRSLNESAENQYLNSLNFLSLLKIIKNVESYKIKINFLVIMFLLLYSSQQIDDNVYCFYYSILRNLNYYESEHTYSFYSLLTVLILTDNNLMRNVSFIKRIFQHSIHSKESSAHLFSLIMIRYIIFKKNLLMKYLYNDENKLYEQNMDYVKNTYIIKFNKYHKGEDTKINDRLFAYNKSLNNPLDANSILTHLYEFYNYSTLLNDNFKHVLFEFRNISVFNNEAYETKKYHLIKSSSINRYGDKIAYDPNGRKSRENASIVNGKLGKECVLSSKGYKNNAVNGHIIGEDDDIIINIGRRNYGSNKEDRASGKKDDVRNNDGVPGYLCPSKGEGIDHLQENVQGNLQVNSHGQSDKQSHHNLGKYSHNYSYTTSTVINIMEKLSQKYKNAKIQTNVLNIFNNFIHDSCINGKRDETKEINKVKSKLMDNMYQKYFYDILYSYNNNSFKKFKDKYEVKKKQGDDGDASASSIDEEQEEDEFLDDFITKNFDIDKNLDDDVLYHNKLYKSKKKKRKNDEQNNFSKDEKNVKHFSKKKKVKEGNERTDDILEFSDFAKLKKKKKKKRDK
- a CDS encoding hypothetical protein (conserved Plasmodium protein); the protein is MNDNNEEKNNERKIRKKNIDILFDSEEMEVSINKMDEGKHEKKGNSEKNKIDDEKNRLLIFNNYLPKESVKSNKDNDGISRGKENVKHINRNKNTIKQEKKNSVNDDEFEIPIHFGKRSKHNDFLNESFYKFREYDEDDDADDNKKLHIMDIFNYHDFPVNLFGIKKKKAKNRDKKFVIEFVDSYNDEFVKKNINNNIIFESIGVCKGISFLDINENININCLGVNDNNAFYFYKMIPFNKIYSQDAINKILTKKNVVSKIEHRKQHNNNDIHAMNYEHNPRHNEANDFFIKNYNILKNYFFKKKKEKKTIYNDLYLSPYEKNLKSSLCIGTHIYSQERAVKKCFGLLIEQNVYSLDQPQDDSTAVNKNLENLYFDFPFYKNQIIFKPIYYPYKNVQIISNSFRNYFKNIQWEKFNNLKDVEFYYDIKNNLFNFSKDVYLTTKSAIRHFDSPKDFVIQTANRVKDINIHMKKICEKSFYIIHNSILKLSKVSKSS
- a CDS encoding vacuolar protein sorting-associated protein 4; the encoded protein is MDSEESINLAVKFAKEAVIEDEKKNYKEALNLYIQSLQYFNFFCKYEKNSNIRELILKKMQIYMTRAENLKEMLNKKETIETKEKVSSSEEVKENMKKQIKDFILNKDKNVKWSDVCGLDTAKEVLKEAIIFPLKFPKLFNSSTLPYKGILLYGPPGTGKTFLALACSNECNMNFFNVSSSDLVSKYQGESEKYIKCLFDTAKEHAPAIIFIDEIDSLCGSRTDGENESTRRIKTEFLINMSGLNNYKNNVIVMGATNTPWSLDSGFRRRFEKRIYIPLPNLYARMKLFEKYVNNTENKDQMEGKNAGAYTSTSNIGKEDIRYFATLTENYTGADIDIICRDAVYMPVKKCLLSKFFKQVKKNNKIFYTPCSPGDPDTTKVEKNVMSLNESELLLPPLSVQDFKTAISNAKPSLSVDDLNKYEEWTKQYGMNGT